GGGCAAAGTTTTTGCTCAATCCTCGGAGTCTTGCGGGCATGGCTGCTGCCTCGCGGGTCATCGCGGTCAACGTAAAACGACAGAAAGGCACGTTTATGAAGTACCTATCACGACGGTTGTCTCCTCTCCTTGTCCTCCTTCTGACGGTTTTCAGTGGCGCGCAGTATTTGTCCGCGCAGGATGTTACCAATCCACCGGTGGTAACCATTGTTGCTTCCGATCCAAACGCTTCAGAAATCGGGCCGGACACTGGAACATTCTCCGTGACCCGCACAGGGCCGACCAACGCGGATCTCACCGTTTTCTATCACGCCGGCGGCAGCGCGAAGCCCGGCGTCGATTACGAAGCGCTGACCGGGCATGTCCTGATACCTGCGGGCGCAACTTCCGCCGATATCACAGTGACGCCGATCAGCGACGTTGACACGACTGTTGAAACGAACGAGACGGTGGAAGCAAGACTGCTGTTGCCAATTGATCTGCCGGTCGCGAATCCCGATTCACCGATTTTTTTGAATTCTTACCAGATCGGATCGCCGAGCAACGCGGTCGTCAACATCGCCGAAAATGGCCTGGTCACCAACCCGCCGCCGCACGTGCGGATCGTGAGTCCGTTGAACGGCGCCATTTTCATCGCACCGGCGAGCATCACGTTGATCGCCCACGCGGAGGATTTGAACGGGCAGGTGGAAACCGTCGAATTCTTTGAAGGGACCAACAGTCTGGGGATCACGACGAATCTGCCGGTCGCCAATCCGATCGGGCCGTTTGTGCTTACCCTGCCGAATGTCGCCGCGGGCGCGTACACGTTCACGGCGAAGGCGACGGACGACCAGGGCGCGACTCGCGTCTCGGATCCGGTTAACGTCAAGGTGCTGGCCATCCCGCCGACCAACACGCCTCCGGTCGTGACTGTCGTGGCCAGCGATCCAGATGCTTCGGAGATCGGGCCGGATACGGGCACGTTCACGGTTACACGCACCGACGGTACTAACGATGAGTTGACCGTGTTTTACCACGTCGGAGGAAGCGCGAAGGCCGGCTCGGATTACCAGCCGCTGTCAGGTCACGTCACCATTCCGCCGGGCGCATCCTCGGCGGACATCACGGTAACACCGATTTCCGACGTGGACTCAACACTCGAGACCAACGAAACGGTGGAAGTGCGTTTGCTATCGCCGCTGCTGCCGTTGAACGACGCGGGGCTTCCGACCATCTGGCCGCCGCCTTACCTCATCGGCTCGCCCAGCAACGCGGTCGTGAACATCGCCGAAAGTGGCCTCGTGACCAACTTCCCGCCGCATGTACTCATCGTCAGCCCGCTGGACGGCACCAAGTTCGCAGCTCCGGCAACGATCCTGTTGGTTGCGCG
The window above is part of the Candidatus Angelobacter sp. genome. Proteins encoded here:
- a CDS encoding Ig-like domain-containing protein — translated: MKYLSRRLSPLLVLLLTVFSGAQYLSAQDVTNPPVVTIVASDPNASEIGPDTGTFSVTRTGPTNADLTVFYHAGGSAKPGVDYEALTGHVLIPAGATSADITVTPISDVDTTVETNETVEARLLLPIDLPVANPDSPIFLNSYQIGSPSNAVVNIAENGLVTNPPPHVRIVSPLNGAIFIAPASITLIAHAEDLNGQVETVEFFEGTNSLGITTNLPVANPIGPFVLTLPNVAAGAYTFTAKATDDQGATRVSDPVNVKVLAIPPTNTPPVVTVVASDPDASEIGPDTGTFTVTRTDGTNDELTVFYHVGGSAKAGSDYQPLSGHVTIPPGASSADITVTPISDVDSTLETNETVEVRLLSPLLPLNDAGLPTIWPPPYLIGSPSNAVVNIAESGLVTNFPPHVLIVSPLDGTKFAAPATILLVARAEAVGGVTNVEFFAGTNSLGQATFEPTKCSVCPNWVLTWSNVVVGDYSLTAKATDSHGTVGTSDAVTIHVIDVPPPPVVTIVATDPDASEIGPDTGTFTVSRTG